Proteins from a genomic interval of Gemmatimonadaceae bacterium:
- a CDS encoding ATP-binding cassette domain-containing protein codes for MTAPETVPKSIVMKASGLVKRYGHVTALDGMDFELRTGEILAVVGDNGAGKSSLIKALSGATIPDSGEIVLDGRNVRFRRPIDARHAGIETVYQELAVAPAMSISENLFLGREIRRGGLAGTALRMLDKKRMALESAGYMRELKIGIASTTQAVETLSGGQRQGVAVARSAAFARHVVIMDEPTASLGVKEGTMVLELIRRVRDKGLSVVLVSHNIPHVFEIADRIHVARLGRRAAVLNPKRISMSDAVAVMTGAMRADELPREALA; via the coding sequence ATGACAGCGCCAGAGACGGTTCCGAAGAGCATCGTGATGAAGGCTAGCGGGCTGGTGAAGCGGTACGGCCACGTGACTGCCCTCGACGGAATGGATTTCGAGCTGCGTACTGGTGAGATCCTCGCCGTTGTTGGCGACAACGGCGCCGGCAAGTCATCACTCATCAAGGCGCTTTCGGGCGCGACTATTCCTGATTCCGGCGAGATCGTCCTCGACGGCAGGAACGTTCGCTTCCGCAGGCCGATCGACGCGCGACATGCCGGCATCGAGACGGTTTACCAGGAGCTCGCCGTCGCACCGGCAATGTCAATCTCGGAGAATCTCTTTCTAGGTCGTGAGATTCGCCGCGGTGGGCTTGCTGGGACAGCGCTTCGGATGCTCGACAAGAAGCGCATGGCGCTCGAGAGCGCTGGCTACATGCGGGAGCTGAAGATCGGCATCGCCTCGACGACTCAGGCGGTCGAAACGCTTTCGGGGGGCCAGCGCCAGGGTGTAGCCGTTGCGCGGAGCGCCGCGTTCGCGCGGCACGTAGTCATCATGGACGAGCCGACTGCTTCTCTGGGAGTGAAGGAAGGCACGATGGTGCTGGAGCTGATCCGGCGTGTGCGCGACAAGGGTCTGTCGGTAGTGCTGGTATCGCACAACATCCCGCACGTGTTCGAGATCGCCGATCGGATTCACGTAGCGCGGCTCGGCAGGCGGGCGGCGGTGTTGAATCCGAAGCGGATCAGCATGAGCGATGCGGTCGCTGTGATGACGGGCGCGATGCGGGCGGATGAGCTGCCGCGCGAAGCGCTGGCGTGA